The proteins below are encoded in one region of Ferruginibacter lapsinanis:
- a CDS encoding endo-1,3-alpha-glucanase family glycosylhydrolase, which produces MICNNRMAQRKFILLLFFICSSFLSVLAQDNLRNLKEFQLPLTNKKLVIAHCMTHIISYKGHPFEDGCNPEYYPIENNLSAPIGGLTQVNVMVDKYMKDSSLDAAVEFEMMAAKRCGIDGFQFYYTLGDKFKDEVIEAYFRVADKKNIDFKFTFCFSHPQVEGKDENMKLVEFASRVNAIMANVGKTNPHWLRTPDGRLIVYLWYGEQLADIPWENMEGHSPEFFAARAYQKLANAVGERFACMYSVNEKVTNSQIHKLLDYFPSVWMWTQAYTFSGLDSKIASISKKRGRQYTVSAFPDFYTSKVLKPGTWDMLHTAAEAVAAGKKGIERKYMYTGLSQTFRDQLSFAVKDNDAMINLITWNDYPEGHHFAPEVNHNYGFSVLLNYYKSIWKGEESPYKDRDVAIAFFKKYKKDVTPSPYNIGIDNLGKTTTANIEDSIEVVTILPEPGQLVVNGETVNVPAGLTSTRFKSQPGAVKVSVMRNGVVTKEFTTPEWITDKPLRTDRITYSFDTEFNNFNKDIFGDKPPLYSTQYNEDIHPKSAQR; this is translated from the coding sequence ATGATTTGCAATAATCGGATGGCTCAACGAAAATTTATCCTGTTACTGTTTTTTATCTGTTCAAGCTTTTTGTCGGTGCTTGCTCAGGATAATCTACGTAACCTAAAGGAATTTCAATTGCCGTTGACCAATAAAAAATTGGTGATAGCTCATTGTATGACACATATCATAAGCTATAAAGGTCATCCTTTTGAAGATGGTTGTAATCCGGAATATTATCCGATAGAAAACAATTTGTCTGCACCTATTGGAGGTCTTACACAAGTAAATGTGATGGTAGATAAGTATATGAAAGATTCATCACTTGATGCAGCGGTAGAGTTTGAAATGATGGCAGCTAAAAGATGTGGCATAGATGGGTTTCAATTTTATTATACATTGGGAGATAAATTTAAAGATGAAGTTATTGAGGCGTATTTCAGAGTAGCGGATAAAAAAAATATTGATTTTAAATTCACATTTTGTTTTTCTCATCCGCAGGTAGAGGGAAAAGATGAGAATATGAAATTGGTAGAATTTGCCAGCAGGGTAAATGCTATTATGGCTAATGTGGGTAAAACCAATCCACATTGGTTAAGAACACCCGATGGCAGATTGATCGTTTATTTGTGGTATGGAGAGCAATTGGCAGATATTCCCTGGGAAAATATGGAGGGACACTCTCCTGAATTTTTTGCAGCCAGAGCCTACCAGAAATTAGCAAATGCTGTAGGAGAACGTTTTGCCTGCATGTATTCTGTCAATGAAAAAGTAACAAATTCTCAGATACATAAATTATTAGATTATTTCCCATCTGTTTGGATGTGGACTCAAGCATATACCTTTAGTGGTCTTGATAGTAAGATTGCTTCTATTAGTAAAAAAAGAGGCAGACAATATACTGTATCAGCCTTCCCCGATTTTTATACATCAAAAGTATTGAAGCCAGGAACATGGGATATGTTGCACACTGCTGCTGAAGCTGTAGCGGCAGGGAAGAAAGGAATTGAACGCAAATATATGTACACCGGACTTTCTCAAACTTTCAGAGATCAATTAAGTTTTGCTGTAAAAGATAATGATGCAATGATCAATTTAATTACATGGAATGATTACCCTGAAGGACATCATTTTGCTCCCGAAGTAAATCATAATTATGGCTTCTCTGTTTTATTGAATTATTATAAGAGTATATGGAAAGGAGAAGAGTCTCCTTATAAAGACAGAGATGTGGCAATAGCATTTTTTAAAAAATATAAAAAGGATGTAACTCCTTCTCCATATAATATCGGTATTGATAATTTGGGTAAAACCACTACCGCAAATATTGAAGATTCTATTGAAGTTGTTACTATTTTACCGGAACCAGGGCAATTAGTTGTAAATGGAGAAACGGTGAATGTCCCTGCAGGACTTACTTCTACACGATTTAAATCTCAGCCGGGTGCAGTAAAAGTTTCAGTGATGAGAAATGGTGTAGTGACAAAAGAATTTACAACTCCTGAATGGATAACAGATAAACCATTACGTACAGATAGAATTACATATTCGTTTGATACAGAGTTTAATAATTTCAATAAAGACATTTTTGGAGATAAACCTCCATTATATTCTACACAATATAATGAGGATATACATCCTAAATCGGCACAACGATAA
- a CDS encoding IPT/TIG domain-containing protein, translated as MKKIKNAMLVLAGGLLVTMLVTTTSCKKDSGGGTTTTPAPAITALTPNHGLVGATIVITGTNLTSGTVKFGSVTATASSVTATSITCTVPTGAATGTVTVTTAGGTSNTLAFTLDVVAAPSSNDVAKTNLVAHWTFDDTKKEDSSGVVPTTTNGTTAYVTGKIGKALSFTNAYMIYPTIDTLNKQTTLANGFTLSMWVQLPSNTTNYTPLWQLNGNIGDIFGLVGLAFRKNADVFDFDGALTHVNGTGTHSTGFGAHLEGGSFSFASATWALITMTYDDATRKITYYGNGAKIGEKAVDVSVIPTAEKFELVTTASNPGVSISQVSFGALNTNPPFSVGSAPASWQNSSLPTGSVVDDVRLFNKALSLSEIGDLYTRGNAGH; from the coding sequence ATGAAAAAGATTAAAAATGCAATGCTTGTGTTAGCAGGCGGATTATTAGTAACAATGCTGGTTACTACTACTTCTTGTAAGAAGGATAGTGGAGGAGGAACAACAACAACACCGGCTCCCGCTATTACAGCGCTTACTCCAAACCACGGACTTGTTGGTGCAACTATAGTTATTACCGGTACCAATCTAACAAGCGGTACAGTTAAATTTGGTAGTGTTACTGCAACAGCAAGCTCTGTAACAGCAACTTCTATTACATGTACTGTTCCTACAGGAGCAGCTACTGGTACAGTTACTGTAACAACAGCTGGAGGAACAAGTAATACACTTGCTTTTACACTTGATGTTGTTGCAGCGCCATCTTCGAATGATGTAGCAAAAACAAATCTTGTGGCACATTGGACATTTGACGATACTAAAAAAGAAGATAGCTCAGGAGTTGTTCCAACAACTACAAATGGAACTACTGCTTATGTAACTGGGAAAATCGGTAAAGCATTATCATTTACCAATGCGTACATGATCTATCCAACAATTGATACGTTGAACAAACAAACCACTTTGGCTAATGGATTTACATTAAGTATGTGGGTGCAATTACCAAGTAACACAACTAACTATACTCCATTATGGCAGTTGAATGGTAATATCGGAGATATCTTCGGTCTTGTTGGTTTGGCTTTCCGCAAAAATGCAGATGTGTTTGATTTCGATGGAGCTTTAACTCATGTAAATGGTACAGGTACGCATTCAACTGGTTTTGGCGCACATCTTGAAGGTGGGTCATTCTCATTTGCAAGTGCTACATGGGCATTGATCACTATGACTTATGATGATGCAACAAGAAAAATTACTTACTATGGTAACGGAGCTAAAATTGGCGAAAAAGCAGTTGATGTATCTGTAATTCCTACAGCTGAAAAATTTGAATTGGTTACAACAGCTTCAAATCCGGGTGTATCTATCAGTCAGGTTAGTTTTGGTGCTTTAAACACCAATCCTCCTTTCAGTGTTGGTTCTGCTCCTGCAAGTTGGCAGAATTCAAGTTTACCAACAGGATCTGTTGTTGATGATGTAAGACTATTCAACAAAGCGTTAAGTCTATCAGAAATCGGAGACTTATATACCAGAGGTAATGCTGGTCACTAA
- a CDS encoding HAD family hydrolase yields the protein MLNFDAVIFDMDGVITKTAQVHSLAWKRMFDEYLYFRLKQYNEPFHEFTHANDYLPYVDGRPRYKGVETFLRSRGIDIPFGDPKDESKKETVCGLGNRKNEFFNKVLEEDGVEVYESTIILIKDLLKTSIKVGVATSSKNCVVILEKASITDLFETRVDGVVSAELGLHGKPEPDIFTTACDNLGVTYDRSIIVEDAVSGVQAGAKGKFGLVIGVAREDNAIELMINGADVVVEDLSELSIDEINKLIFSKQETR from the coding sequence ATGTTGAATTTTGATGCAGTGATTTTTGATATGGATGGTGTCATTACTAAAACGGCACAAGTTCATTCTCTTGCGTGGAAAAGAATGTTTGATGAATATTTGTATTTCAGGCTAAAACAATACAATGAACCTTTCCATGAATTTACTCATGCCAATGATTATCTGCCTTATGTTGATGGTCGTCCGAGATATAAAGGAGTAGAAACGTTTTTACGATCAAGAGGAATAGATATTCCATTTGGTGATCCTAAAGATGAGTCGAAAAAAGAAACAGTCTGTGGTTTAGGAAACAGAAAAAATGAATTTTTTAATAAAGTACTTGAAGAAGATGGAGTAGAGGTGTATGAATCAACTATCATCTTGATCAAAGACTTATTAAAAACAAGCATTAAAGTAGGAGTTGCAACATCCAGTAAAAACTGTGTGGTGATACTGGAAAAAGCAAGTATCACAGATCTGTTTGAAACACGTGTTGATGGAGTGGTTTCTGCAGAACTTGGATTGCATGGTAAACCAGAGCCGGACATATTCACTACAGCTTGCGATAATCTGGGTGTTACATATGATCGTTCAATTATTGTTGAAGATGCGGTTTCTGGAGTTCAGGCAGGTGCTAAAGGTAAATTCGGTCTAGTGATAGGGGTTGCAAGAGAGGATAATGCAATTGAGCTAATGATCAATGGTGCAGATGTAGTGGTGGAAGATTTGTCTGAATTAAGTATTGATGAAATAAATAAATTAATTTTTTCAAAACAAGAAACGAGATAG
- a CDS encoding glycosyl hydrolase family 65 protein, with translation MNTLWKVSADSFVNEKESIMRMGNVYQIANGYMGYRGTLDEFGPDELVGITIAGIFDRVGDSWREPVNAPNGGYTKLTVDNNDVSALTTSVKSHTQNLQLENALFNRETTYEVAGKTIVVNSSRFLSADTPNLGVIKYSLTTDKAAKVMINTGIDCNIWDLNGKHLVNLRLENRDNVLLVHAETNELGKRVAVAEMIDIDFGKCKHEIADNKNLHTIELETEAGTTYTFYKYFAVFTENDTVASVNDAAIKNVTEAKLAGYEKCLNDHNAQWTKKWQYCDVEIDGDDEAQQALRYSIFQLLIVAPVNGSANSIPARALSGQVYKGAIFWDTEMFMFPFFLYTYPEKAVELMRYRIKTLDGARRKAKTEGVGFEGAFYAWESQDDGDDACTYFNIGDPNTGRDLRTHFRDKQVHISGDVAIAMWEYFKLTEDDTLLLEGGAEVILECARFYFSYAYYNTNKNRYEILDVIGPDEYHERVNNNAFTNMVAKATFEIANKTVNYLKHKHPDAFKTLIQKINISGELHRFVEAEKLIYIPEPNNEGVIEQFDAYFKLKDTSIKELKATMIHPNEYLGAGQGLAVPTKVIKQADVVMMLNMFKTRYSKEIKKVNWQYYEPRTEHGSSLSACAYAMVATEFGDLDFAYEYFLKTAKIDIEAKYKVYVGTIFMGGSHPAANGGAWMTAVFGFGGVSADENQVTINPRLYTKWNKLQFNLVYKGDRFTVKITRGAVEILPLTMNKNSHTFIVSGQSVVCAPGNVVFIK, from the coding sequence ATGAATACCCTTTGGAAAGTAAGTGCAGATAGTTTTGTAAATGAAAAGGAAAGTATTATGCGGATGGGCAATGTTTATCAGATTGCCAACGGATACATGGGCTATCGGGGAACCCTAGACGAATTCGGCCCGGATGAATTGGTGGGTATTACTATTGCCGGCATTTTTGACAGAGTAGGTGATTCATGGCGTGAGCCGGTAAATGCTCCGAACGGTGGGTATACTAAATTAACGGTAGATAACAACGATGTCTCTGCGCTAACAACTTCAGTAAAATCTCATACACAAAACCTTCAGTTAGAGAACGCTCTTTTTAATAGAGAAACTACTTACGAGGTTGCAGGGAAAACGATTGTGGTTAATTCCTCCAGATTCTTAAGTGCCGATACACCTAACCTTGGTGTAATCAAATATAGTCTTACAACAGATAAAGCTGCTAAGGTGATGATCAACACAGGTATTGATTGCAATATCTGGGATCTGAATGGCAAGCATTTGGTAAACCTGCGACTTGAAAATAGGGACAATGTATTATTGGTGCATGCAGAAACAAATGAATTAGGAAAGAGAGTGGCTGTTGCAGAAATGATTGATATTGATTTTGGTAAATGCAAACATGAAATTGCGGACAACAAAAATCTGCATACAATTGAATTAGAAACTGAAGCAGGCACAACATATACCTTTTATAAATATTTTGCTGTATTTACAGAGAATGATACTGTTGCGTCAGTAAATGATGCGGCAATAAAAAACGTGACTGAAGCAAAACTTGCTGGCTATGAAAAATGCTTGAACGATCACAATGCCCAGTGGACTAAGAAATGGCAATACTGTGATGTAGAAATTGATGGCGATGATGAAGCACAACAAGCATTACGGTATAGTATTTTTCAATTACTGATTGTAGCACCGGTAAATGGTAGTGCAAACTCTATTCCTGCAAGAGCCTTATCCGGACAGGTTTATAAAGGAGCAATTTTTTGGGATACAGAAATGTTCATGTTTCCTTTCTTCCTTTATACATATCCTGAAAAGGCAGTGGAGTTAATGCGTTACAGAATTAAAACACTGGATGGCGCAAGAAGAAAAGCAAAAACTGAAGGAGTAGGTTTTGAAGGAGCATTCTATGCCTGGGAAAGTCAGGATGATGGAGATGATGCCTGCACTTATTTTAATATAGGAGATCCAAATACTGGAAGAGACCTGCGTACACACTTCAGAGATAAACAAGTACATATCAGTGGAGATGTAGCAATAGCTATGTGGGAATATTTCAAATTAACTGAAGATGACACCCTTTTATTAGAGGGTGGAGCCGAAGTTATTTTAGAATGTGCTCGTTTTTATTTCTCGTATGCATATTATAACACCAACAAGAATCGATACGAAATTTTGGATGTAATCGGCCCGGATGAATATCATGAACGTGTTAATAATAATGCATTTACTAATATGGTAGCAAAAGCTACGTTTGAAATTGCAAATAAAACAGTGAATTATTTAAAACATAAACATCCTGATGCTTTTAAAACACTGATACAAAAAATTAATATTTCCGGAGAATTGCATCGCTTTGTTGAAGCAGAAAAATTGATCTACATCCCGGAGCCAAATAACGAAGGTGTTATTGAGCAATTTGATGCATACTTTAAGTTAAAGGATACCAGTATCAAAGAATTAAAAGCAACAATGATTCATCCCAATGAATACCTGGGGGCAGGACAGGGGTTGGCAGTGCCTACAAAAGTGATCAAGCAGGCGGATGTGGTAATGATGTTAAACATGTTCAAGACTCGTTATTCTAAAGAAATTAAAAAAGTTAATTGGCAATATTATGAGCCTCGTACAGAACATGGATCTAGTTTGAGTGCCTGTGCATACGCCATGGTGGCCACTGAATTTGGTGATCTTGATTTTGCGTACGAATACTTTTTGAAAACGGCCAAGATCGATATTGAAGCAAAATATAAAGTTTATGTCGGAACCATTTTTATGGGAGGATCACATCCGGCAGCCAACGGAGGAGCCTGGATGACAGCAGTATTTGGTTTCGGAGGAGTGAGCGCCGACGAAAATCAGGTAACGATCAATCCAAGATTGTATACAAAATGGAATAAACTGCAATTTAATTTGGTATATAAAGGGGATAGATTTACTGTGAAAATTACAAGAGGGGCGGTTGAGATACTACCATTAACAATGAATAAAAATTCACATACATTTATTGTATCGGGACAATCAGTTGTTTGTGCTCCCGGGAACGTAGTATTTATAAAATAA
- a CDS encoding MFS transporter has protein sequence MQIKPKLSFWQLWNMSFGYIGIQFGFALQNSNLSRIFETLGAKQDAIPALWIAAPLSGLIVQPIIGYLSDRTWNRLGRRKPYFLTGAILASLALLILPNSPALWVAAGMLWMLDASINITMEPMRAFVGDMLPDEQRTQGFAMQTFFIGAASIVGSLLPYLITNLIGVSNTADPGIIPPSVRFAFYTGGIIYISAVLWTIFSTKEYSPEQLDAFNAHETDDAAKEGDELVMDTKKYNTTGSIYLIIGIVTTFIVNHYDWDKALYILSIAVGAYGLLQLITAQLFVAGKRTGLVEIIYDMNNMPKAMRQLAVVTVFTWFAMFSWFIYCTPAITSFHYGNSDPTSKIYNDGADWVGVLNSVYNGIAALVAFLLPILAKKITRVKTHVLCLFVGGAGLISMYFFKDPKFLIISMVGLGIAWSGLLTFPYAILSSIVPHRKMGVYMGMFNYFVVIPQILAAAILGLLVRTVFHDHAIYAIVLGGVAMIVAGVLMYFVKDKKDL, from the coding sequence ATGCAAATAAAACCTAAGTTAAGTTTTTGGCAGTTATGGAACATGAGTTTCGGCTACATCGGTATTCAATTTGGTTTTGCTTTACAGAACAGTAACCTGAGCCGTATTTTTGAAACCCTCGGTGCTAAACAAGATGCTATTCCTGCTTTATGGATCGCAGCACCTCTTTCGGGATTAATTGTTCAACCAATAATCGGATACTTAAGTGATAGAACATGGAATCGACTCGGTCGTCGTAAACCTTATTTTCTTACAGGAGCTATATTGGCCTCGTTGGCTTTATTAATTCTTCCAAATTCACCGGCGTTATGGGTGGCAGCGGGTATGCTGTGGATGTTGGATGCTTCTATCAATATAACGATGGAACCGATGAGAGCATTTGTTGGAGATATGTTGCCTGATGAACAAAGAACACAGGGGTTTGCCATGCAAACTTTTTTTATCGGCGCTGCTTCTATTGTTGGTTCTTTATTACCTTATTTGATCACTAATCTGATTGGCGTATCAAATACTGCAGATCCGGGTATAATACCGCCATCAGTAAGATTTGCTTTTTACACGGGAGGCATAATATATATAAGTGCAGTTCTATGGACGATCTTTAGTACAAAAGAATATTCGCCTGAACAACTGGACGCATTTAATGCACATGAAACAGATGATGCGGCTAAGGAAGGAGACGAACTGGTAATGGATACAAAAAAGTATAACACTACAGGTTCAATTTATCTCATCATTGGTATTGTCACTACATTTATTGTAAATCATTATGATTGGGATAAAGCACTCTATATTCTTTCCATTGCGGTTGGTGCGTATGGTCTGTTGCAACTGATAACAGCTCAACTTTTTGTTGCAGGAAAAAGAACCGGGCTTGTCGAAATAATATATGACATGAATAATATGCCGAAAGCTATGCGACAACTTGCGGTGGTAACGGTGTTTACCTGGTTCGCTATGTTTTCTTGGTTCATTTATTGTACGCCGGCAATTACGAGTTTTCATTACGGTAACAGTGATCCTACCTCTAAAATTTATAACGATGGAGCGGATTGGGTAGGCGTGTTAAACTCTGTTTACAATGGTATTGCAGCGCTGGTGGCATTTTTGTTACCTATACTGGCTAAAAAAATCACCAGGGTAAAAACGCATGTGCTTTGTTTGTTTGTTGGCGGCGCAGGATTAATATCTATGTATTTTTTTAAAGATCCTAAATTCCTGATAATATCTATGGTGGGGCTAGGTATTGCCTGGTCTGGCTTGCTTACTTTTCCATATGCAATTCTTAGTAGTATAGTGCCGCATAGAAAGATGGGAGTGTATATGGGGATGTTCAATTATTTTGTTGTTATACCACAAATATTAGCTGCTGCTATTCTTGGTTTGTTGGTAAGAACCGTATTTCATGATCATGCCATCTATGCAATTGTGTTGGGAGGTGTAGCAATGATTGTGGCAGGTGTGTTGATGTATTTTGTAAAAGATAAAAAAGATCTATAG